One Malaclemys terrapin pileata isolate rMalTer1 chromosome 9, rMalTer1.hap1, whole genome shotgun sequence DNA window includes the following coding sequences:
- the LOC128843336 gene encoding uncharacterized protein LOC128843336: MPKLLKKISKVMMERGHNRDSEQCRVKVKELRQAYQKTKEANGRSRSELQTCRFYAELHAILGGAATTTPPLTVDSEVGVISSATPEDSADWEEEEEEEEVVEDKLAESTQHSVLPNSQELFLSLSEVPSQASTQDHDPMEGTSAAANFSSLPPPSRRLSQIRRWKKRTRDEMFVEIMESTRNERAHLNEWKDTVSKYRKDASEREDRRDQREDTRDQRED; the protein is encoded by the exons atgccgaaacttttgaaaaaaatctccaaggtcatgatggagagaggccacaatagggactcagagcagtgccgcgtgaaagtcaaggagctcagacaagcctatcagaaaacaaaggaggcaaatggtcgctccaggtcagagctgcagacatgccgcttctacgctgagctgcatgcaattctagggggggccgccaccactaccccacctctgactgtggattccgaggtgggggtaatctcatcagccacacctgaagATTCTGCggactgggaagaggaggaggaggaggaggaggtggtggaggacaagcttgcggagagcacacagcactctgttctccccaacagccaggaactttttctcagcctgagtgaagtaccctcccaagccagtacccaagaccatgaccccatggaagggacctcag cagctgcaaatttttcaagcctccctcctccgtcccgaaggctatctcagataaggcgttggaaaaagaggacgcgagacgagatgtttgtggaaatcatggaatccacccgcaatgaaagagctcatctgaatgagtggaaggacacggtttcaaagtataggaaagatgccagtgaacgtgaggacaggagggaccaacgtgaggacacgagggaccaacgtgaggactga